The nucleotide window TCACAGGTatcacaaattttaaattgtacTTCATATTGACATGACCTTGCACGCGAATTGCAGTGGAAAAAACGTGAACACAAACGATGAATATAAACTTCTATTCTTCACCAATACAAGATGCAAGGACTTAATAATATGTCACTATACaagatttttatcattttgagtCTATTTTGCTTGCACAGCACAATTCATTTAGTATGATACTCTTGTCAACAAACCTGTTCGTGATTATCTTTATCACTGATGAAGCTCACAAATGGAAAACGACAGTATTGACGTTTCCCCTCTTTTGCGTCACATAGGTTGATAGGGACGCACTGGAGAGGGTAGCTCTAGGTCTGACTGAACCAGGCGAGGAGAGCCTCGTTAAACGATGGTGTGAAACAGAGGACGTATTCTACATGGCCAACCAGACAACCTATGAAGTTATCAACGGTACTAATTACACTATTGTTGAAGAAACCGAAGTTTACAACTACACCGTCTATATCGAAAGATGTGAGTCAATTTTATATACTTTGTATTTACTCGCTGCAAAGTTATTTCTCATGATACTGCCATGTCATCCTAAAACTATCCACGTATTCAGGACTTGAACTTCACCCAACCACATGACGTTGTTGATAACTTTGACATGTCCAGAACACGGTGAAATCATTACGAATAAAACCTTTAAAGTGCAGTGGTCatcgcgctgcgcatgctcccGAGGGGGTCCcccttgttgacaacatatccgagaatgcgcatgaggttacgggttgattattatgtttgcgatattgccgctgatatggcggctgattttgtcacaagcataccaacttatCAAATCGAAcgcgcaataaaaggtcaataatcgaagttaaatatctgctgaatattgaacagtaattacacgctggattgaggtcacatttgatcatgagttttctgaatcagttgaatggggctcgctcGACCCATGGAGCTAGAGCTAAACACTTACCCGTACGCGTGTATATGCCAACGACCATCAATGACCGGGCTCTTgtctacgacatcgctagcaaggaagagaactttcatttcagaggcccaacaggagtacaatAGACAAAGAACacaagctacagaaatctacaagtcgcagagcaatgcccgctgcagcaagaagcatctcttcGGTGGTCTGCACGAACATCGGTGCAGTGTCAAGAGAatcgggtatatggcgcgctacactcggctgtggagaatccaactccctTACGAAGTTTACCCattggggtgcaaacgagaattccgagtacaggtatcaagtcaagcgaaggacctctcataggtcttcttgttatgtgagGGTTAActcatttgaaagaggattcagacctatccggcaatcaggaggtacaacaacgaagtttttACTGTACTgcacatagcattgtgtacaaccagcgtgaccgcgcgcgatcaaacccatttattcactgtgattgcatgcagtaaactcagcaaCAAAATGTGcagagtgtctcaatgttcgcaGCCTTatacatgagtttatagatagaaatacaccactgaagttcgtttccgatcttaatattttactattgcatgatgttgagtcttacaaaggcgttaacaaagtgagggaccgctcccatcaaactccgattgaagttgagaagacttatgtttacaaaacatttatgtttatcaacaaaaaaaatcgcgcacgcgcagcgcgacgaccactgcgctttaagttcATATTTTGGACGAATGACACGTGACGACTGAAAGAGCGTCTCGAGCTGGGAAGCGATGTGGACTTACTTCAAATGCTTGGTAAATATTAAGTCACTATTATTACTCAAGtaactgttttgtttttgacttCATCAATAGATATTGAATCTGAACCTGAATGAGAGGAACCATGATCGACACATAACAAATTAATCGGGTTGCTTTTATCCATTTCGCTTAACACtgtgaaaaatttaaaagtatttcaactAAACGTAAACAACTATGTGACCTCATATTGATCACATGATTAAAGATATACTTGCATTCATTCTCTCGATAGGTAATCACTTGTTTGCCTACTCGGAGCTGTCAGACGAAATAATTGGACTCATTCTCCTTGTATTCTCCTTGGTATTACTGATGCTGTGTTTATTCGGCCTGGTGAAAACGCTACAGAGCATGATAAGAGGCAGTGCCGCCGCCATCACCGTCAAAATTTTGAACGCAAACTTCCCTGGTCGCCTGTCGTGGCTGACCGGTTACGTCGCCATCTTGATCGGAATGGTGCTGACGATTGCGGTTCAAAGCAGCTCGGTTTTCACGTCGATGATAACGCCCTTAGTAGGCATGCGCGTCATCACTGTAAAGCGTATGTATCCGCTGACGCTGGGGGCAAACTTGGGAACGACCTGCACAGGCCTTTTGGCGGCATTCGCCAGCTCCGAATCAGTGGATTTCGTAGAAGGCGTCCAAATCGCACTGTGTCATCTGTTCTTCAATATAACGGGTATCCTCTGTTGGTATCCAATACCTGCTACGCGGAAACCGCCGATTGCGGGCGCTAAATACTTCGGAACAACAGCTGCAGAATACCGTTGGTTTTCTTTGCTTTACATTTTAACCGTTTTCATCATACTGCCACTGATTATTCTCGGGCTGTCGTTCGCTGGATCCCAGTGGGTCTATCTATTCAGCGTAATTATTGTCTTCATTATAGTCGTAGTCGGAGTTATGAATCTCATTCAGGCGAAATTCCCGCGCTGTTTGCCGAAGAAGCTGAGGAATTGGGAATTTCTCCCGAAGTGGATGCGCTCACTAGAGCCCTACGACCAACTGATTGTGGCAAGCAGGAGCGCGTGCGGAAAGTGCACAGCCAAGTGCAAGTGCTGCAACAGCTGTAGACATGAGAAGGACGACCAACCATATACAGATCACAAGCCCATCGAGGACGAATGCACGAAAGACAATGATACTGATATAAACATGGTAGTTGTTGTCAATGGCAACGCCAAGGAATCAGATACTAAATACATGTTAAACAACAATTCTTTTGCGTACGAAAACATGTCTTTCAGCGCAGAAAACGAAAAGTGAACAGTGCAAAGGATGACgtttcttttttccttttccCAACAGTTAAAATACAACATTTGCGTTATATTGATATCCAGAACTTAGGGAAGCTTTTCCCGCATTTATAcagaaacaaatcatttcaTAATACTTATGAAACGTCCTGCAAATTGCAACTATTTACTCATTTTTTGAATTGTTTTTTCGTTTCTCTCATTTgaaaagtttttcactttcctaTGACAAGTGCGATGTCAGAATGTATCATGATGGGTTCAATTGTTCCATGTGACTGTGTTGTGGTCACTTCAAATAAGTACTCACGAAGGTGTAACCCTCATTATGATGAGCAACCTTGCTTTTCTGTTAACCCAGAATGGACGGATGTAATCATAGCAGGGTATACAacattgttcaaactttccaaacTCTTTCTTCAAACATTCTAGCAAGCGATTTGCAATACCTTTACTGAGCTGTGATCTTCTTAACAATGATTCCGCCTATCTTTTGGactttatataaa belongs to Ptychodera flava strain L36383 chromosome 17, AS_Pfla_20210202, whole genome shotgun sequence and includes:
- the LOC139116367 gene encoding sodium-dependent phosphate transport protein 2B-like, which gives rise to MAVTADFPDPEDQLPVTLVGFNTKQELGKVDSDGTQPDELSENEGDEEEQEKKEEEDQKLTTCGKVKRVLIEWIGKLFLVFVFLYFFIVALNVMGDAFTLIGGSAASAALSDSSILENPITGLMMGMLITVILQSSSASTSIIVSMVASNILQVQEAIPMIMGANLGTSITNTIVSGGQANDREAFRLSFAGATVHDCFNWLAVAILLPLECATGYLYHVTDAIVDRDALERVALGLTEPGEESLVKRWCETEDVFYMANQTTYEVINGTNYTIVEETEVYNYTVYIERCNHLFAYSELSDEIIGLILLVFSLVLLMLCLFGLVKTLQSMIRGSAAAITVKILNANFPGRLSWLTGYVAILIGMVLTIAVQSSSVFTSMITPLVGMRVITVKRMYPLTLGANLGTTCTGLLAAFASSESVDFVEGVQIALCHLFFNITGILCWYPIPATRKPPIAGAKYFGTTAAEYRWFSLLYILTVFIILPLIILGLSFAGSQWVYLFSVIIVFIIVVVGVMNLIQAKFPRCLPKKLRNWEFLPKWMRSLEPYDQLIVASRSACGKCTAKCKCCNSCRHEKDDQPYTDHKPIEDECTKDNDTDINMVVVVNGNAKESDTKYMLNNNSFAYENMSFSAENEK